The following proteins come from a genomic window of Thiothrix unzii:
- a CDS encoding ABC-F family ATPase codes for MLVAANVTIQFGAKPLFDNVSVKFGDGNRYGLIGANGAGKSTFMKILCGLQEPTHGNVSKDPNERMAYLRQDQFGFEDVRVLDVVLMGHGEMWKVMSEKDAIYANMEATEDDYMKAAELEGQFAEMDGYTAESRAGELLLAVGIPIEQHNGPMSQVAPGWKLRVLLCQALFANPDILLLDEPTNNLDINTIRWLEETLNNRDSTMIIISHDRHFLNQVCTHTADLDFGKIQIYSGNYDDFMEASTQARERQANANAKAKDRILELQDFVRRFSANKSKAKQATSRRKLIEKLKPEDIKPSSRQYPWIRFEYDEKERLHRFAVEVENLSFGYEGMDKPLIKNFSFAIEAGEKVAIIGENGVGKTTLLKLLEGKLQPQKGSIKWAEKVRISTYDQDHEDDFKSDINLTDWMADYVRKSGYEGEDAETQNRGTLGRLLFGGDTVKKPVRVLSGGEKGRMIFGRMMLSRTNVMLMDEPTNHLDMESIESLNGALDRYDGTLMFVSHDRVFVGSLATRIFDVKGDGTIVDYRGTYEEYLSSQGLD; via the coding sequence GTGCTAGTTGCTGCCAATGTCACCATCCAGTTCGGTGCTAAACCGCTATTCGATAACGTTTCCGTCAAATTCGGCGACGGCAACCGCTATGGCTTGATCGGCGCGAATGGCGCGGGCAAGTCGACCTTTATGAAAATCCTCTGTGGGCTACAAGAGCCGACTCACGGTAACGTTTCCAAAGACCCTAACGAGCGCATGGCGTATTTGCGCCAAGATCAGTTTGGCTTTGAAGACGTGCGTGTGCTTGACGTGGTGCTGATGGGGCATGGCGAAATGTGGAAAGTCATGTCTGAAAAAGACGCGATTTACGCCAATATGGAAGCCACCGAAGACGATTACATGAAAGCGGCGGAACTCGAAGGTCAGTTCGCGGAAATGGACGGCTACACCGCCGAATCGCGTGCCGGTGAATTGCTGCTGGCGGTGGGCATTCCCATTGAACAGCACAACGGCCCGATGAGCCAAGTTGCCCCCGGCTGGAAATTGCGGGTATTGCTGTGCCAAGCCCTGTTCGCCAACCCTGACATTTTGTTGCTGGACGAACCAACCAATAACCTCGACATTAATACCATCCGCTGGTTGGAAGAAACGCTCAATAACCGCGATTCCACCATGATCATCATCTCGCATGACCGCCACTTTTTAAACCAAGTGTGTACCCATACGGCGGATTTGGACTTCGGTAAAATCCAGATTTACTCCGGCAACTACGACGACTTTATGGAAGCTTCCACCCAAGCGCGTGAACGCCAAGCCAATGCCAACGCCAAGGCGAAAGACCGCATTCTGGAATTACAAGATTTCGTGCGCCGCTTTTCTGCGAATAAATCCAAGGCCAAACAGGCTACCAGCCGCCGCAAGCTGATCGAAAAGCTCAAGCCGGAAGACATTAAGCCTTCTAGCCGTCAGTACCCGTGGATTCGCTTTGAGTACGATGAAAAAGAACGCCTGCACCGTTTCGCCGTGGAAGTTGAAAACCTCAGCTTTGGCTACGAAGGTATGGATAAACCACTGATCAAAAATTTCAGCTTTGCCATCGAAGCGGGTGAAAAAGTCGCTATCATCGGCGAAAACGGCGTGGGTAAAACCACCTTGCTGAAACTGCTCGAAGGCAAATTACAGCCACAAAAAGGCAGCATCAAGTGGGCAGAAAAAGTCCGTATTTCGACTTACGATCAAGACCATGAAGACGATTTCAAAAGCGACATTAATCTCACCGATTGGATGGCGGATTACGTGCGGAAAAGTGGTTACGAAGGTGAAGATGCTGAAACCCAAAACCGTGGCACACTCGGACGCTTGCTGTTTGGTGGCGATACCGTGAAAAAGCCGGTGCGGGTGTTATCGGGTGGTGAAAAAGGCCGGATGATCTTCGGGCGCATGATGCTCTCGCGCACCAACGTGATGTTGATGGACGAACCCACCAACCACTTAGACATGGAGTCCATCGAATCCCTTAACGGTGCGCTTGATCGTTACGACGGCACACTGATGTTCGTGTCGCACGACCGGGTGTTCGTCGGCTCGTTAGCAACCCGCATTTTCGACGTGAAAGGTGACGGTACGATTGTCGATTACCGTGGCACTTACGAAGAATATTTGAGTAGCCAAGGCTTGGATTAA
- a CDS encoding RelA/SpoT family protein, producing MQHIGLSNTESRTRQAWIERFTVPGGKQELIALENAVDTVLALPRNSNPLQPASLDVAEILRHLDVDQTTLIAALLCDERLDAQLSLDSIAKTYGATVRGLCENIRNLQHFHDCTEHTDPRISDDEQGEQLRRMMLAMVSDLRAIVIKLAWNLQYLRLLSRHEVSELHRCVARQTSNLFAPWANRLGISQIKWELEDLAFRFLQPDTYKAIAKSLTGKRIEREQFIIDFIQRVENLLTEHGIKAEIYGRPKHIYSIWKKLRRKHVEIDNLYDLRAVRVIVDEKQLCYEVLGLVQENWRSIPEEFDDYIANPKPNGYQSIHTVVLGPQSKPVEVQIRTRLMHQRAEQGVASHWRYKEGGKIDPQLERVITAVRRMLESNQSDEELLEDFRTEVFNDRVFVRTPKGRIIDMPKGATPIDFAYYVHTSVGHRCRGAKVSGNIVPLNTELKNGEQVEILTGREERPRQDWLNPDLGYVKSTSTRQKIRQWFSQQNHEQNFRDGEKVLEKERHLLNLRKLDYTELALQFNRSSERDMVIAVGRGDITSAQIRGYLLRSHEPEFKLRTFKQSGLSGSGIEVRGVSKLFTQMATCCHPVFGDPIMGYLSQGRGVIVHRLDCPDFANLRREREERIIEVAWGTNTEAYEVDITVSTFNKSGVLGDIATLLAREQVNIRSLHTRDTQDPCYAVMDFAIEIRDVSQLGDVLEKLLQLPSVLDAQRKG from the coding sequence ATGCAACACATCGGCCTTTCCAATACCGAATCCCGCACCCGCCAAGCGTGGATTGAGCGTTTTACCGTTCCCGGTGGCAAACAAGAGTTAATCGCGCTGGAAAATGCCGTCGATACGGTACTGGCGTTACCCCGCAATTCCAACCCGTTGCAACCCGCGAGTCTGGATGTGGCGGAAATCCTGCGGCATTTGGATGTGGATCAAACCACCCTGATCGCGGCGTTACTGTGCGATGAGCGGCTGGATGCGCAGCTAAGTTTAGACAGCATTGCTAAAACCTACGGTGCGACGGTGCGCGGTTTGTGCGAAAACATCCGCAACCTGCAACACTTCCACGACTGCACCGAACACACCGACCCGCGCATCAGCGATGATGAGCAAGGCGAACAATTGCGGCGCATGATGCTGGCAATGGTGAGCGATTTACGTGCGATTGTGATTAAACTGGCGTGGAATTTACAATATTTGCGCTTGCTGTCGCGCCATGAAGTTTCCGAACTGCACCGTTGCGTGGCTCGCCAAACCAGCAATTTATTTGCACCTTGGGCAAACCGCCTCGGCATTAGCCAGATTAAATGGGAGCTGGAAGACCTCGCGTTTCGCTTTTTGCAGCCTGACACTTACAAGGCGATTGCGAAATCGTTGACCGGCAAACGCATTGAGCGTGAACAATTCATCATCGACTTCATTCAGCGCGTCGAAAACCTGCTCACCGAACACGGCATTAAGGCGGAAATCTACGGTCGCCCCAAACACATTTACAGCATTTGGAAAAAGCTGCGCCGCAAACACGTTGAAATCGACAACTTGTACGATTTGCGGGCGGTGCGCGTTATCGTTGACGAGAAACAGCTTTGTTACGAAGTGCTGGGTTTAGTGCAGGAAAACTGGCGGTCGATCCCCGAAGAGTTTGACGATTACATTGCCAACCCTAAACCCAACGGCTATCAGTCGATTCATACCGTGGTGCTGGGGCCGCAAAGCAAGCCGGTGGAAGTGCAGATTCGTACCCGCTTAATGCACCAACGCGCCGAACAAGGGGTGGCTTCGCACTGGCGTTACAAAGAGGGCGGCAAAATTGACCCGCAACTCGAACGGGTTATTACCGCCGTGCGCCGGATGCTGGAGTCCAACCAATCCGACGAGGAATTGCTGGAAGATTTCCGCACCGAAGTTTTCAATGACCGGGTATTCGTGCGCACCCCTAAAGGCCGCATTATCGACATGCCCAAGGGTGCGACCCCGATTGATTTTGCGTATTACGTACACACCAGCGTCGGGCATCGTTGCCGGGGTGCGAAAGTCAGCGGCAATATTGTGCCGTTAAATACCGAACTCAAAAACGGCGAACAGGTGGAAATCCTCACCGGACGCGAAGAACGCCCACGTCAGGATTGGTTAAACCCCGACTTGGGTTACGTCAAATCCACCAGTACCCGCCAAAAGATTCGCCAATGGTTTAGCCAGCAAAACCACGAGCAAAACTTCCGTGATGGCGAAAAAGTGCTGGAAAAAGAACGCCACTTACTCAATTTACGCAAACTCGATTACACCGAACTGGCGTTGCAATTTAACCGCAGCAGTGAACGCGACATGGTGATTGCGGTGGGGCGCGGCGATATTACTTCGGCGCAAATCCGGGGGTATTTACTGCGCTCACACGAGCCGGAATTCAAACTGCGTACTTTCAAACAAAGCGGCTTGTCGGGTAGCGGTATTGAAGTACGCGGAGTCAGCAAACTCTTTACCCAAATGGCAACGTGCTGCCACCCGGTGTTTGGCGACCCGATCATGGGGTATTTGTCGCAAGGGCGCGGGGTCATTGTGCATCGGCTGGATTGCCCGGATTTCGCCAACCTGCGCCGCGAACGCGAAGAACGCATTATCGAAGTCGCGTGGGGAACCAATACCGAAGCTTACGAAGTCGACATTACCGTTTCCACGTTCAATAAATCGGGGGTATTGGGCGACATAGCCACCCTGCTGGCGCGGGAACAGGTCAATATTCGCAGTTTGCATACCCGTGACACCCAAGACCCGTGTTACGCGGTAATGGATTTCGCCATCGAAATTCGTGATGTGAGTCAGTTGGGCGATGTGCTGGAAAAGCTGCTGCAATTGCCGTCAGTGCTGGACGCGCAGCGTAAGGGGTGA
- a CDS encoding DUF1461 domain-containing protein: MKLVNFSLRHFAQWLSFLLLTLLVALSLSWVLLATVDFGYAWLHDHTSIAGHIAEYAPKNFNKPDFAVTDTAERARLFHGIVEAIHHQGQGLAELTYHDPQGRAITTLFTAAEVTHLQDVAHLIDKITFAAAFMLPLWVVVFVLSLYYRQALPSIKQLAGYVLLFALLTTAVLSLGATEVFYQLHIWIFPADHPWFFYYEESLMSTMMQAPLLFGYIAIMLLGLAVVITVLLLTFYHYLAQRRTRHL; this comes from the coding sequence ATGAAACTGGTCAACTTTTCTCTGCGGCATTTCGCCCAATGGCTGAGCTTTTTGCTCCTGACACTGCTGGTGGCGTTATCGCTCAGCTGGGTATTGCTGGCAACCGTGGATTTTGGCTATGCATGGCTGCACGATCACACCAGTATCGCGGGGCATATTGCCGAATACGCGCCCAAAAACTTCAACAAACCTGATTTTGCAGTGACCGACACTGCCGAACGGGCGCGGTTATTCCACGGCATTGTGGAAGCGATTCACCACCAAGGCCAAGGGCTGGCGGAATTAACCTATCACGACCCGCAAGGGCGAGCGATTACCACCCTGTTTACTGCTGCCGAAGTGACGCATTTGCAGGATGTTGCTCACCTGATCGACAAAATCACCTTCGCCGCCGCCTTTATGCTACCACTGTGGGTCGTGGTGTTTGTGTTGTCGCTGTACTACCGCCAAGCATTACCCAGCATCAAACAACTGGCGGGATACGTACTGCTATTCGCATTGCTCACCACCGCCGTGCTGTCGCTGGGTGCTACCGAAGTGTTTTACCAATTACACATCTGGATATTCCCGGCTGATCATCCTTGGTTCTTTTATTACGAGGAATCCTTGATGAGCACCATGATGCAAGCACCGCTGCTGTTTGGTTATATTGCGATCATGCTACTGGGGCTGGCGGTGGTGATCACGGTGCTGCTGTTGACGTTTTATCACTATCTGGCACAACGGCGTACCCGGCACTTATAA
- a CDS encoding flotillin family protein, with protein MELYYALIGVLILLALLGVAFSAFYTRAQKDTSYVRTGLGGEKVIMGGGAFVLPVVHDMLPVNMQTMRIEITRAMEQALVTKDPLRVDVTAEFFLRVAPDEHAISTAARALGKRTLDEVQVKLVFEAPCVAALRSVAAGMELDELHQKRADFERNVEEAVNAEFRKNGLELVSVSLTRLDQTDKSYFDANNSFDARGLSILEQIVSESEKRRNQISQDNQVAIKQKNLEATKKKEQLDFEETQAQNDSKRKKAENEAETQRKIEEITIDKDLLIEQVQQQATVRQAELEREVALAWTATNKVKAESEKIFEEIRTARERAEAERSRIIEIISAEKEAQRQRIIAEANADVEKLAAQAAQIRYEVEAAGKRALNEASNLLSNDQIAMQVKLEIVKQLPNIIRESVRPIENIEGIKIMHIDGLNNAIGSGRNNGGGESGNSGGGGSSGSSLADQVVDSALRYRAQVPLIETLLNEVGLSGGTLSDMTRDLRTELRTPKPEQPAPKPTPAREREQPSMDDDDDFAVNDRD; from the coding sequence ATGGAATTGTACTACGCACTAATCGGCGTGCTGATCCTGTTAGCGTTACTCGGCGTGGCGTTTTCGGCATTTTACACCCGCGCACAAAAAGACACCTCGTATGTACGCACCGGACTCGGCGGGGAAAAAGTCATTATGGGCGGCGGCGCGTTCGTGTTACCCGTGGTTCACGATATGTTGCCGGTCAATATGCAAACCATGCGCATTGAAATTACCCGCGCAATGGAACAAGCCCTCGTCACCAAAGACCCGTTGCGGGTGGATGTAACAGCGGAATTCTTCCTGCGCGTTGCCCCCGACGAACACGCCATCAGCACCGCCGCGCGTGCATTGGGTAAACGTACCCTGGATGAAGTACAGGTCAAACTGGTGTTTGAAGCCCCGTGCGTCGCCGCCCTACGCTCGGTAGCAGCGGGGATGGAACTGGACGAATTGCATCAAAAACGCGCCGATTTTGAGCGCAACGTTGAAGAAGCCGTCAATGCCGAATTCCGCAAAAACGGTTTGGAACTGGTGTCTGTTTCCCTGACGCGCCTAGACCAGACCGATAAAAGCTATTTCGATGCCAACAACTCGTTTGACGCACGCGGCCTGTCGATTTTGGAACAAATCGTTTCCGAAAGTGAAAAACGCCGTAACCAAATCTCGCAAGACAACCAAGTTGCCATTAAGCAAAAAAATCTCGAAGCCACCAAGAAAAAAGAGCAACTGGACTTTGAAGAAACCCAGGCGCAAAACGATTCCAAGCGCAAAAAGGCTGAAAATGAAGCCGAAACTCAGCGCAAAATCGAAGAAATCACCATTGATAAAGACTTGTTGATCGAGCAAGTTCAACAGCAAGCCACCGTGCGCCAAGCCGAATTAGAGCGTGAAGTCGCCTTGGCATGGACAGCCACCAACAAAGTTAAAGCCGAATCCGAAAAGATTTTCGAGGAAATCCGCACCGCCCGTGAACGTGCCGAAGCCGAACGCTCACGCATTATCGAAATCATCAGTGCCGAAAAAGAAGCGCAACGCCAACGCATTATTGCCGAAGCCAATGCCGATGTTGAAAAACTTGCCGCGCAAGCCGCCCAAATCCGCTACGAAGTCGAAGCCGCTGGGAAACGCGCTTTGAACGAAGCTTCCAACCTGCTTTCCAACGATCAAATCGCGATGCAGGTCAAACTCGAAATCGTCAAACAATTGCCCAATATTATCCGCGAAAGTGTGCGCCCGATTGAAAATATCGAAGGCATTAAAATCATGCACATTGACGGGCTTAACAATGCCATCGGCAGTGGGCGCAATAATGGCGGTGGCGAAAGTGGTAATAGCGGCGGTGGTGGTTCATCGGGCAGCAGTTTGGCAGATCAAGTGGTCGACAGTGCGCTACGTTACCGCGCCCAAGTACCGTTGATTGAAACCTTGTTGAACGAAGTGGGGTTAAGTGGTGGCACACTCAGCGACATGACCCGCGACTTACGCACTGAGTTACGCACCCCGAAACCAGAACAACCTGCACCAAAACCTACTCCCGCCCGCGAACGGGAGCAGCCCAGCATGGATGATGACGATGACTTTGCGGTAAATGACCGCGATTAA
- a CDS encoding RNA-binding domain-containing protein, which translates to MDINTKLQTLLELSAENEVVEFKEAKNSYDFTKLGKYFSALSNEANLKHQKSAWLVFGVNDKQVVVGSQFRSVRKDLDHLKEEIANKTTNRITFIDIHEMEDAGQRVVLFEIPAAPKGIPLAFDGHYYGRDGEALSPLNLEEIERIRRQAVLDDWSAALVTKATLDDLDPDAILLARKNFKNKFPDKADEVDVWNDATFLNKAKLTIKGKLTRTALLLLGKDESEHFLLPADPKIRWLLKDSNGNDRDYALFGIPWLLAVDKVFNKIRNIKYRYLQKGTLFPEEVDQYAPYAIREALNNCIAHQDYTLAGRINVVEHDESLTFTNLGSFAPGDVERVVRENAPEEYYRNPFLATAMFNLKMVDTAGGGIRKLFLLQKQRFFPMPDYELTNTRVVLTLTGKVLDLDYANLLAQHGDLSLDEIIALDKVQKKRPLSITEEKLLKNKRLIEGRKPNFFLAKSIAQTTGQKAFYSNNTAFDKQYYLDLICKAINEHGSMTRKDMDELLWNKLPDWMSDAQRKTKVGNLLSQLRKSGKIVNHGSYGKPLWLLS; encoded by the coding sequence ATGGACATCAATACGAAACTGCAAACCCTGCTGGAATTATCCGCCGAAAACGAGGTGGTTGAATTCAAGGAGGCTAAAAATAGCTACGACTTCACCAAGCTGGGGAAATATTTCTCCGCTTTGAGCAATGAAGCCAACCTGAAGCACCAAAAATCCGCATGGTTGGTATTTGGTGTGAATGATAAACAGGTGGTGGTAGGTTCGCAGTTTCGCTCTGTGCGCAAGGATTTAGATCACCTCAAAGAGGAAATCGCTAACAAAACCACCAATCGCATTACCTTCATCGACATCCACGAGATGGAAGATGCTGGGCAGCGTGTCGTGTTGTTCGAGATTCCCGCCGCCCCGAAAGGCATACCCCTCGCCTTTGATGGGCATTATTACGGGCGTGATGGCGAAGCCTTGTCACCGCTCAATCTGGAAGAAATCGAGCGCATCCGTCGCCAAGCAGTTCTGGACGACTGGAGTGCGGCACTGGTGACAAAAGCTACCTTGGATGATCTTGATCCAGACGCAATCCTGCTTGCCCGTAAAAACTTCAAAAACAAATTCCCTGACAAAGCCGATGAAGTGGATGTTTGGAATGATGCCACGTTCCTCAACAAAGCCAAGTTGACCATCAAAGGTAAACTGACCCGTACTGCGTTGCTGTTGTTAGGCAAGGATGAATCCGAACACTTTTTACTGCCTGCTGATCCGAAAATCCGCTGGTTGCTGAAAGACAGCAATGGTAATGACCGTGACTACGCCCTGTTTGGGATTCCGTGGCTGTTGGCAGTGGATAAGGTGTTCAACAAAATCCGAAACATCAAATATCGCTACCTACAGAAAGGCACACTGTTCCCGGAAGAGGTTGACCAGTACGCACCGTATGCCATCCGTGAAGCCTTGAATAACTGCATTGCGCATCAGGATTACACACTTGCCGGGCGTATCAATGTGGTGGAGCACGATGAAAGCCTGACCTTCACCAATTTGGGCAGTTTTGCCCCCGGTGATGTTGAGCGGGTGGTACGTGAAAACGCGCCGGAGGAGTATTACCGCAACCCGTTTCTTGCTACCGCGATGTTTAACTTGAAAATGGTCGATACGGCTGGGGGCGGCATTCGCAAATTGTTCCTGCTCCAGAAGCAACGCTTCTTCCCCATGCCAGACTACGAGCTGACCAATACTCGTGTGGTGTTGACCTTGACCGGCAAGGTGCTGGATTTGGATTACGCCAACTTGCTGGCACAGCACGGTGATCTCAGCCTAGACGAAATCATCGCGCTCGACAAAGTGCAAAAGAAACGCCCACTCAGTATCACCGAAGAAAAGCTACTCAAAAACAAACGCTTGATCGAAGGGCGCAAACCCAACTTTTTCCTTGCCAAATCCATTGCGCAAACCACTGGGCAAAAAGCCTTCTACAGCAATAACACCGCATTCGATAAGCAGTATTACCTAGATCTGATCTGCAAAGCGATCAATGAACATGGCTCCATGACCCGCAAAGATATGGATGAGTTGCTGTGGAATAAACTACCTGATTGGATGAGTGATGCACAGCGTAAGACAAAAGTAGGTAACTTGCTGTCACAACTCCGAAAATCCGGGAAAATTGTTAATCATGGTTCGTATGGCAAGCCATTATGGCTGCTCTCTTAA
- a CDS encoding HAD family hydrolase: protein MSIRCVAFDLDDTLWACRPVIEHAEQHFYAWLVAHYPRITTQYTAAALIENRVAYMRQRPELHYNLTQLRKNWLESLAHAHDYPAENLCETGFTVFWQARNAVTLFDGTREVLEHLAAHFITGVISNGNASVQHIGIGHLFDFVHSAEAAGVAKPHPEIFRQALAMADVAAHEAVYVGDDPLRDVQGAADAGWRTVWFNPEQRPWPGGQAPDAVINNLAELQTVIPLL, encoded by the coding sequence ATGAGCATTCGCTGTGTCGCTTTTGATCTTGACGATACTTTGTGGGCTTGCCGCCCGGTGATTGAACACGCCGAACAGCATTTTTACGCATGGTTAGTGGCGCATTACCCGCGCATTACGACACAATACACTGCGGCGGCTCTGATCGAAAACCGCGTTGCTTACATGCGTCAACGCCCTGAATTGCACTACAATCTGACACAATTGCGTAAAAACTGGCTAGAATCACTCGCACACGCCCACGACTACCCGGCGGAAAACTTGTGCGAAACCGGCTTTACGGTATTTTGGCAGGCACGCAATGCGGTGACGCTGTTTGATGGAACACGCGAAGTGCTGGAACATTTAGCAGCGCACTTTATTACCGGCGTGATCAGCAATGGTAATGCCAGCGTACAGCATATTGGCATCGGGCATTTGTTTGATTTTGTCCACAGTGCGGAAGCCGCAGGCGTGGCAAAGCCGCACCCTGAGATTTTCCGGCAAGCCTTAGCAATGGCGGATGTCGCCGCACACGAAGCGGTTTATGTGGGGGATGACCCGCTGCGTGATGTTCAAGGGGCGGCGGATGCGGGGTGGCGCACGGTGTGGTTTAACCCGGAACAACGACCTTGGCCGGGCGGACAAGCACCGGATGCGGTGATCAATAACCTCGCAGAATTACAAACGGTAATACCATTATTATAA
- a CDS encoding chitin binding peritrophin-A domain-containing protein produces the protein MRYNLFCFIRRNFALNFLTAITMGTLPVTTVYAGSEQCPSNNEVYVSFPNPDDCGSYYVCDNGVPFYKDCPSGLHFNAETEVCDWPENAKCNVDQDQSKPQQ, from the coding sequence ATGCGTTATAATTTGTTTTGTTTTATTCGCCGTAACTTCGCGCTGAACTTTTTGACTGCCATAACAATGGGTACTTTACCTGTGACCACAGTCTATGCAGGTAGTGAACAATGCCCTTCTAACAATGAAGTATATGTAAGTTTTCCAAACCCAGATGACTGCGGGTCATATTATGTTTGTGATAATGGGGTTCCTTTCTATAAGGATTGTCCTTCTGGGTTACACTTCAATGCTGAAACTGAGGTCTGCGATTGGCCCGAAAATGCGAAATGCAATGTAGATCAAGATCAATCAAAGCCGCAGCAGTAA
- a CDS encoding tRNA (5-methylaminomethyl-2-thiouridylate)-methyltransferase, with protein sequence MTRQYRAVSLISGGLDSMLATKAVLEQGIHVEGINFFTGFCVEGHTHAIRKQHGDKPKRNNSLWVAEQLGIKLHIVDIVDDYKDVVLNPKHGYGANMNPCLDCKIFMVKKAHEWIQQKGFDFIITGEVVGQRPMSQRAKTMPIIAEESGAMDVLLRPLSAHNLPPTKPEREGWIDREKLFGFSGRSRKPQIALATQWGIDEYAQPAGGCCFLTDANYTDKLKDLWAHRPNRDYELDDIMLLKIGRHLRPRTHFKMIVSREEGETNFLEGYKNQFIWIKTASHSGPLTILDGKDISDDDITLAAQLAAKFSKGKHADQVVCKVARPGESFREITVSPFAEEIPPNWLL encoded by the coding sequence ATGACCCGACAATACCGCGCTGTTTCGCTGATTTCCGGCGGTCTTGATTCCATGCTCGCTACCAAAGCAGTATTGGAGCAAGGCATCCACGTGGAAGGCATTAATTTTTTCACCGGATTTTGCGTCGAAGGCCATACCCACGCGATTCGTAAGCAGCACGGCGATAAACCCAAGCGCAATAATTCCCTGTGGGTCGCGGAGCAATTGGGAATTAAATTACATATCGTTGATATTGTTGATGATTACAAAGATGTGGTGCTGAACCCTAAGCACGGTTACGGCGCGAACATGAATCCGTGTCTTGACTGCAAGATTTTTATGGTGAAAAAAGCCCACGAATGGATTCAGCAAAAAGGTTTCGATTTTATCATTACCGGCGAAGTGGTAGGGCAACGCCCCATGTCGCAACGCGCGAAAACCATGCCGATTATTGCTGAGGAATCCGGCGCAATGGACGTGTTATTGCGTCCGTTATCCGCGCACAATTTACCGCCAACTAAACCGGAGCGCGAAGGCTGGATTGATCGCGAAAAGCTGTTCGGTTTCAGCGGGCGCAGCCGTAAGCCGCAAATCGCGCTGGCGACGCAGTGGGGTATTGACGAATACGCGCAGCCTGCGGGTGGCTGTTGTTTCCTCACCGATGCCAATTACACCGATAAATTGAAAGATTTGTGGGCGCACCGTCCCAACCGCGATTACGAGTTGGACGATATTATGCTGCTGAAAATCGGGCGGCACTTGCGCCCACGCACCCATTTCAAAATGATTGTGTCCCGCGAAGAGGGCGAAACCAACTTTCTGGAAGGTTACAAAAACCAGTTCATCTGGATTAAAACCGCCAGCCATTCAGGGCCGCTGACGATTTTGGACGGCAAAGACATTAGCGACGATGACATCACCTTGGCTGCCCAACTTGCCGCGAAATTTAGCAAAGGCAAGCACGCAGATCAGGTGGTGTGCAAAGTTGCCCGCCCCGGTGAGAGTTTCCGTGAAATTACGGTGAGCCCTTTTGCCGAGGAGATTCCACCAAATTGGTTGTTATAA
- a CDS encoding esterase/lipase family protein, whose amino-acid sequence MLRFWLLLTLSVLCLPSTLFAKTLVLVHGFQSNGMSWRMSGVTPVLQQVGWRDGGNFLLTSMGSYNPMPHLGAGAENVFYTVDLPSRAPVALQASLLDTHLQQIYQHRQESLVLVGHSAGGVVARHWLVTTPSVPVDTLITIATPHLGSLLANIAERTTDSMLGTMADKTGLGKWTKDAENVYRDLRREKPGRFLYWLNHQPHPPLRYVSIVRDNQPRPDQFDVAVPRYSQNMNNVFALHGVSEVVAVKGEHFTGVADGYALARLLAQ is encoded by the coding sequence ATGTTAAGGTTTTGGCTATTGCTCACGCTCAGCGTGCTGTGTCTGCCTAGCACTTTATTTGCGAAAACGCTGGTGTTGGTACATGGCTTCCAGTCAAACGGTATGAGTTGGCGGATGAGCGGTGTAACACCAGTTTTGCAGCAGGTGGGTTGGCGCGACGGCGGTAATTTCCTGCTAACCTCAATGGGGTCTTATAATCCAATGCCGCATTTGGGTGCTGGCGCGGAAAATGTTTTTTACACGGTGGATTTGCCATCGCGTGCGCCCGTGGCGTTACAGGCAAGTTTACTCGACACCCATTTACAGCAGATTTATCAACACCGCCAAGAGTCGCTGGTGTTGGTGGGGCATTCGGCGGGCGGAGTGGTGGCGCGTCATTGGTTAGTGACTACGCCGAGTGTGCCGGTTGATACGCTGATTACCATTGCCACACCGCATTTAGGCTCGTTGTTAGCCAATATCGCGGAACGCACCACCGACAGTATGCTGGGCACAATGGCTGACAAAACCGGCTTGGGGAAATGGACGAAAGATGCCGAAAACGTTTACCGCGATTTACGCCGCGAAAAGCCCGGTCGGTTTTTGTACTGGCTCAATCACCAACCGCACCCGCCGTTGCGCTACGTGTCGATTGTGCGCGACAACCAACCGCGCCCGGATCAGTTTGATGTTGCGGTTCCGCGTTACAGCCAAAACATGAATAACGTGTTCGCGCTGCATGGCGTTTCGGAAGTCGTGGCGGTCAAGGGTGAGCATTTCACCGGGGTGGCTGATGGGTATGCGTTAGCGCGGTTGTTGGCGCAGTGA